The Polyodon spathula isolate WHYD16114869_AA chromosome 49, ASM1765450v1, whole genome shotgun sequence region TGGAAATCTTGTGTGATAATCAGTAATCTATTGGCAATGGCGTTGTGGAGAGGAAACAgcattttacattttctgttcagccctacatcagtaaaaaaaacacgCCAGGGAAGACTTTTAAAGCAGGTTCACATGTTTAATTGCTGTTAACATATTTATCAAACGACACGCCCCACACGTTAAACATaccgcacgtgtgtgtgtgtgcaggtgatCCTTCACAGCAAACCCAAACCCTGCACTGAAATGATTTTTACTTCACAAAATTGAGCAATCTTGGGCTTGATTGGGGAGAAGTTAATTAGTTTTACCTTTTGAGGAGTGAGGTGCCGTGCATTGCAGTCCTTCTCACAGAAGTGTGTGAATTCCAGTCTGAAGAGGATTGCAGTGCCAGTGGAGAGCTGGGAGCCCAGCCTCTGCCCCTCATTATCTCACATAGTTCTTTGGGTACAGCTGGAAAATCTTGCCCTCCTGTGATCTCTCCAAGCCATATCGCTCCAGGTTCTCCGGGTCGAAGGTCCCTTCCTTGATTTCCTTCTCGATCTGGGGAGCCACGACCTCTGTGAAGAGCTTGTGGGGGGTCTGTGGCTCCTCCGTGCCCGGGGGCGCCCGGTACGAGACGTAGGGCTTCAGCTTGAACCCGGCGTCCAGTCGAGGCACCACGAACTCCGGCACCATCTCCCGGACCCGCACGAACTTCCCGCTGGAGGTGAGCACGCCGGTCTTCCTGGCGCCGCGGTTCTTGTAAAAGGTAAGGGAGCCGCGCTTGCTGGTCCACTCGGCCATGCGGTCAGCACCTCTGACCAGCCCACGGGTGAGACCTGACAGCAAACCCATGAGGACTACAGAACTGGTGCGGGCAAAGAGAGGACTGCAAGAAAGACAAGAACACCAGGGATGAGAGGCACAGTGCATAAAGACAAGAACACCAGGGATGAGAGGCACAGTGCATAAAGACAAGAACACCAGGGATGAGAGGCACAAAGACAAGAACACCAGGGATGAGAGGCACAAAGACAAGAACACCAGGGATGAGAGGCACAAAGACATGAACAGCAGGGATGAGAGGCACAGTGCATAAAGACAAGAACACCAGGGATGAGAGGCACAGTGCATAAAGACAAGAACACCAGGGATGAGGGGCACAAAGACAAGAACACCAGGGATGAGAGGCACAAAGACAAGAACAGCATGGATGAGAGGCACAAAGACAAGAACACCAGGGATGAGAGGCACAAAGACATGAACAGCAGGGATGAGAAGCACAGTGTACAAAGACCAGAACAGCAGGGATGAGAGGCAGAAAGACCAGAACAGCATGGATGAGAGGCACAGTGCACGACTCACAGGTACACATACCTATTCCAAGTGTATTGATTTCAGTCAAGCACTAACTGGGTTGAAATCTTGACCGTTACACATAGAAACACTGCTACTTATAGACACGACACTGGCAATGGCTTGGACCACAGCACCCAGTACAGTGCAGACAGAGCCAGGGTCGCGTcaattaaatttcatttttaaaatccattcccagTTCCTCTGATAGGAACTCATATTTCTTGGCTGTGATTGTTTAGCCGCGTTGATCAGATGCCTCTTCATCTGAAATCATTTATTGCCACTGTAAGAATGGCCAGTTtgatcgatctctctctctctcacacacacacacacacacacaatattataaTATCTCAGTGCTTTACAGTCGCAGACACTAACTGGCTCCTAACCCCGGTGCACAGCTATTATTAACACACTAGCGTGTCGCTATGCAACCCGTCCCCTGCATCCACACAcgcgtgctgctgctgctgctgctccgaAACTACAAGCAAGAGCACTTTAACGGGATTACCGGCCGCGCAGTGTCAAAGGGGATCTTTCCAAGCGCTTTCCGTACGCGTGTAACGTTACCTCCGTGTCGGACCGAGCTGGAATCGGGATCAGACTCCACACAGCGTCGCTAACCTTGCAAACGCACCTTATCCGAAAGGAAGTGAAGcaaccacaaaaataaaaacgcGTCTGCTGATTGGGTAGAGAGGGGAGCGCACCATTCAGGGCGCAGGACACTTAGAGGCGCTTCAGCCAATGCGcggacagcagcagcagggcagaGATTTCGCAGGAGAGACATTgagaatcaaaataaaaaaacaaaaaagtttcgAGGTGAAAGCGAGAAATAATCTGTGCGGGACAGAGGCAGCGAGCGCACTGGCGAAGGTAACCCTGTCTCTGTTATTGGCACGCCGCGTTGCAGTGGGTGTTATTTTGGGAGTTCCCGTGGTCTGGGTGAATGGGCAGTGTTGGTTTTGCACAGCTCAGCTTGTAAAGTTTTAAATGCGCACAGCATCTCTGTCAGTAAGCCGTCGTGCGTGTGAATAGAGCAGCCCGGGGAACGGCAGTTATTTGAGCATGCTTGTGGATACACCAGTCTTGCATGCTGCCGCCACCGTGCTCTGTAGCGAGTGAAGAAGCGCGCCCTTCCCAGGGTTGCTGGACCCTCCACGATCTGCGAGTGACGCCGACTAGTTAAACCCTGGCTGCTGTTTACCAAACGGGAGCTGGCTTTTGTTTAGAAATCGTGTGGGTGCTCAGCACCGGCTGAGAGCTGGCCGTGCTGGTTCGTGACACTGCGACGGGGCTCGATTTGAGCCGCCCCCTAGTGTGCGGTGTATATGAGGCGCTTGCTCTCCGTGTGCTTTGTCTTTAACTAATCGGATCTTTCCAGCGGCGCTGTTTCAATACAAACtgggtattgttttatttttaacttttaacaaataagtgtatttatttaaaaccatcgctcacatttattttagttctaGTTAGCCACGTTTCAGTAACTTTATACTTCTTTTTCCACTCTGAGTGGTAAAGCCTGTTCTGCTCTGCGCTGCGCTGGGCTGGGTGGTTGTCGGATTGCCCTGCGCTGGGCTGGGTGGTTGTCGGATTGCCCTGCGCTGGGCTGGGTGGTTGTCGGATTGCCCTGCGCTGGGCTGGGTGGTTGTCGGATTGCCCTGCGCTGGGCTGGGTGGTTGTCGGATTGCCCTGCGCTGGGCTGGGTGGTTGTCGGATTGCCCTGCGCTGGGCTGGGTGGTTGTCGGATTGCCCTGCGCTGGGCTGGGTGGTTGTCGGATTGCCCTGCGCTGGGCTGGGTGGTTGTCGGATTGCCCTGCGCTGGGCTGGGTGGTTGTCGGATTGCCCTGCGCTGGGCTGGGTGGTTGTCGGATTGCCCTGCGCTGGGCTGGGTGGTTGTCGGATTGCCCTGCGCTGGGCTGGGTGGTTGTCGGATTGCCCTGCGCTGGGCTGGGTGGTTGTCGGATTGCCCTGCGCTGGGCTGGGTGGTTGTCGGATTGCCCTGCGCTGGGCTGGGTGGTTGTCGGATTGCCCTGCGCTGGGCTGGGTGGTTGTCGGATTGCCCTGC contains the following coding sequences:
- the mrpl41 gene encoding 39S ribosomal protein L41, mitochondrial, which translates into the protein MGLLSGLTRGLVRGADRMAEWTSKRGSLTFYKNRGARKTGVLTSSGKFVRVREMVPEFVVPRLDAGFKLKPYVSYRAPPGTEEPQTPHKLFTEVVAPQIEKEIKEGTFDPENLERYGLERSQEGKIFQLYPKNYVR
- the LOC121306669 gene encoding basic salivary proline-rich protein 2-like, which produces MNKQTPSPAQPSAGQSDNHPAQRRAIRQPPSPAQGNPTTTQPSAGQSDNHPAQRRAIRQPPSPAQGNPTTTQPSAGQSDNHPAQRRAIRQPPSPAQGNPTTTQPSAGQSDNHPAQRRAIRQPPSPAQGNPTTTQPSAGQSDNHPAQRRAIRQPPSPAQGNPTTTQPSAGQSDNHPAQRRAIRQPPSPAQGNPTTTQPSAGQSDNHPAQRRAIRQPPSPAQGNPTTTQPSAGQSDNHPAQRRAIRQPPSPAQGNPTTTQPSAGQSDNHPAQRRAIRQPPSPAQGNPTTTQPSAGQSDNHPAQRSAEQNRLYHSEWKKKCVCKVSDAVWSLIPIPARSDTEVTLHAYGKRLERSPLTLRGR